GAAGAGAGGGCGGCAGGCATGTTTGACCCACAAGTATTAGATTCTCCAGCCGTGATCTTTGACAATGGGTCCGGGCTCTGTAAGGCAGGCCTGTCTGGGGAGATTGGGCCCCGCCACGTCATCAGCTCAGTTGTGGGGTACCCGATATTCAAGATGCCTTCAGCAGGCACCAATCAGAAGTGCTTCGTGGGAGAGGAAGCCTTGCACAAGCATGAGGTTTTGCACGTGCACTACCCCATCGAGCGGGGCCTGGTCACGGACTGGGACAACATGGAGCAGCTCTGCAAACACCTCTTTGAGTGGAAGCTGGGGGTGAAAGCCAGCGAACAGCCAGTGCTCGTGACCGAGACCTCCCTGAATCCACGCAAGGTCCGTGAGAAGATGGCTGAGGTGATGTTTGAGAACTTCAACGTGCCCGCCTTCTACCTGTCGGACCAGGCTGTGCTGGCCCTCTACGCCTCAGCCTGCGTCACAGGCCTGGTGGTGGACAGTGGGGATGGGCTCACGTGTACCGTCCCCATCTTCGAGGGGTACTCCCTGCCCCACGCGGTCTCCAAGCTCTACGTGGCAGGGAGGGACATCACAGAGCATCTTACCCAGTTGCTGCTGGCTAGCGGGAGGACCTTCCCATGCATGCTGGATAAAGCCCTGGTGGGCGACATGAAGGAGAGGCTGTGCTACGTGGCCCTGGAGCCGGAGAAGGAGCTCTCCCGGAGGCCGGAGGAGGTGCTCAGAGAGTACAGGCTGCAGGACGGCAACATCGTCCACATCGGGGACCAGCTATACCAGGCGCCGGAGGCCCTGTTCATGCCCGAGCAGCTGGGTGCCCCAACCCCAGGCCTCTCCAAAATGGTCTCCCACAGCATCACCAAATGTGATACTGAGATTCAGAGGATGCTGTATGGGGAGATCGTGCTGTCTGGGGGTACCACTCTGTTCCAGGGCCTCAGTGACCGGCTTCTGAGGGAGCTGGAGCAGCTGGCTCCCAAAGGGACCCCCATCAAGATCACAGCTCCCCCTGACAGGTGGTTCTCCACGTGGATCGGCGCCTCTGTCATCACCTCTCTGAGCAGCTTCAAGCAGATGTGGGTCACCTCCGCAGACTTCAAGGAGTTCGGGCCATCTGTGGTTCAGAGGAGATGCTTCTGAGGGAGCGCTGGGAGAACTGCTCGCCCTTTGGCATCGGCAGGATGTTCAATAAGAGAAAACAGTGCAGTTCGGGGCTGTGTCGGGCTTGGTTCTTTTTGGCGGCACCAGACTTATTTCTGACCCTGGTGGAAAAACCACTCCAAGGCTCTGCACCTGCCTACACTCCCCCCAACTTTCTCCTGAGAAAGCCCTGGGTTATGAGTAGGGGCTGGGTCCCTCTGCAGAGTTTTAATGGAAAGCAGGGACCCCGACCTCATGCTTCCTGCTCAAGTCAGCAGGGCCCTGGAATCTGCTTTTTAAACATGTCTTAGACTCAACAGGAAGGGGAGTGCGGGGAGCAACCTGGCATGCCGCCTTGTCCTGAGGATCAACAACCTCTCCCCTGGCTAGACCCTCAGTGCAATAGGGCTCTCACGATGAGCACAGGCAGGAGCAGAAATCGT
The sequence above is a segment of the Manis pentadactyla isolate mManPen7 chromosome 4, mManPen7.hap1, whole genome shotgun sequence genome. Coding sequences within it:
- the ACTRT2 gene encoding actin-related protein T2; this encodes MFDPQVLDSPAVIFDNGSGLCKAGLSGEIGPRHVISSVVGYPIFKMPSAGTNQKCFVGEEALHKHEVLHVHYPIERGLVTDWDNMEQLCKHLFEWKLGVKASEQPVLVTETSLNPRKVREKMAEVMFENFNVPAFYLSDQAVLALYASACVTGLVVDSGDGLTCTVPIFEGYSLPHAVSKLYVAGRDITEHLTQLLLASGRTFPCMLDKALVGDMKERLCYVALEPEKELSRRPEEVLREYRLQDGNIVHIGDQLYQAPEALFMPEQLGAPTPGLSKMVSHSITKCDTEIQRMLYGEIVLSGGTTLFQGLSDRLLRELEQLAPKGTPIKITAPPDRWFSTWIGASVITSLSSFKQMWVTSADFKEFGPSVVQRRCF